From one Streptobacillus canis genomic stretch:
- the rsmD gene encoding 16S rRNA (guanine(966)-N(2))-methyltransferase RsmD, producing the protein MRITSGYLKNRVILSRIGKETRPTLERVKEAIYSIISTKVEDAIFLDLYSGTGNMTFEAISRGASRAVMIEMDKEALRVIIENVNNLGLESKCRAYKNDALRAIEILENKNEKFDIIFMDPPYKENLTVNTLSKISQHNILAEYGIIICEHGRYEKLESEIGNLIKFDEREYNKKVVSFFKKK; encoded by the coding sequence ATGAGAATTACATCAGGATATTTAAAAAATAGAGTTATACTAAGTAGAATTGGAAAAGAAACTAGACCAACTCTTGAAAGAGTAAAAGAAGCAATATACAGTATAATTTCTACAAAAGTAGAAGATGCTATATTTTTAGATCTTTATTCAGGCACAGGTAATATGACATTTGAAGCTATTAGTCGTGGTGCAAGTAGAGCAGTAATGATAGAAATGGATAAAGAAGCTTTAAGAGTAATTATTGAAAATGTAAATAATTTAGGTTTAGAAAGTAAGTGTAGAGCATATAAAAATGATGCTTTACGTGCAATAGAAATTCTTGAAAATAAAAATGAGAAATTTGATATAATTTTTATGGATCCGCCATATAAAGAAAATTTAACTGTTAATACATTATCTAAGATCTCACAACATAATATTTTAGCTGAATATGGAATAATTATTTGTGAGCACGGAAGATATGAAAAATTAGAAAGTGAAATTGGAAATTTAATAAAATTTGATGAAAGAGAATATAACAAAAAAGTTGTATCATTCTTTAAGAAAAAATAG
- the xseB gene encoding exodeoxyribonuclease VII small subunit, giving the protein MAKKNFESILEEIKESISKLEDSDISLDDSIVEYENAIKLIKEAEKKLKEVEGKLEVIKINVEKE; this is encoded by the coding sequence ATGGCTAAAAAGAATTTTGAATCAATTTTAGAAGAAATTAAAGAAAGTATATCTAAATTAGAAGATTCAGATATTTCTTTAGATGATTCTATCGTTGAGTATGAAAATGCGATTAAACTAATTAAAGAAGCAGAAAAAAAACTAAAAGAAGTAGAAGGTAAATTAGAAGTTATCAAAATTAATGTTGAGAAAGAATAA
- the prfA gene encoding peptide chain release factor 1: MFQKLDEVVEKYEEINKLLMTPEVLSDPKKLMEYNKTLSQMSEIVEKYLSYKSKKEALEQYKEEIKTEKDEEMLEMLNMEIDSITEEIPHLEEELKILLLPKDPNDDKNVIVELRAGAGGDEAALFVSDIFRMFTRYAERNRWKTEIIDKNEIGVGGLKEITFLISGKGAYSRLKFESGVHRVQRVPDTEASGRIHTSTITVAVLPEIDDVEQVEINQSDLQIDTYRSSGAGGQHVNTTDSAVRITHKPTGIVVTSQDGRSQIKNKEAAMKVLAAKLYEIEVEKQRSSVEAERRSQVGTGDRSEKIRTYNYPQGRVTDHRIKLTLHKLDAILDGALDEIIDALIAFNQAELLKNSGEN, encoded by the coding sequence ATGTTTCAAAAATTAGATGAAGTTGTTGAAAAATACGAAGAGATAAATAAACTACTTATGACTCCTGAAGTTTTATCAGATCCAAAAAAATTAATGGAATATAATAAGACTTTAAGTCAAATGTCAGAAATAGTAGAAAAATATTTATCATATAAATCAAAAAAAGAAGCTTTAGAGCAATATAAAGAAGAAATTAAAACAGAAAAAGATGAAGAAATGCTTGAAATGTTAAACATGGAAATTGATTCTATAACAGAAGAAATTCCACATTTAGAAGAAGAATTAAAAATCTTATTATTACCAAAAGATCCTAATGATGATAAAAACGTTATAGTTGAATTAAGAGCAGGAGCTGGTGGAGATGAAGCTGCATTATTTGTTTCTGATATATTCCGTATGTTTACAAGATATGCAGAAAGAAATAGATGGAAAACAGAAATAATTGATAAAAATGAGATAGGTGTTGGCGGACTAAAAGAAATCACTTTCTTAATAAGTGGTAAAGGTGCTTACTCAAGACTTAAATTTGAAAGTGGAGTACATAGAGTACAAAGAGTTCCAGATACAGAAGCATCAGGAAGAATTCATACATCAACTATAACAGTTGCTGTTTTACCTGAAATTGATGATGTAGAACAAGTAGAAATTAATCAATCTGATTTACAAATAGATACATATAGATCAAGTGGTGCTGGTGGTCAACATGTAAACACTACAGATTCAGCTGTTAGAATTACACATAAACCGACTGGTATTGTAGTTACATCACAAGATGGAAGATCTCAAATTAAAAATAAAGAAGCTGCAATGAAAGTATTAGCAGCAAAATTATATGAAATAGAAGTTGAAAAACAAAGAAGTTCTGTTGAAGCAGAAAGAAGAAGTCAAGTAGGAACTGGAGATAGATCAGAAAAAATTAGAACATATAATTACCCTCAAGGAAGAGTTACTGATCATAGAATTAAGTTAACACTACATAAATTAGATGCAATACTTGATGGAGCATTAGATGAAATTATTGATGCATTAATAGCATTTAATCAAGCTGAGTTATTAAAAAATTCAGGAGAAAATTAA
- a CDS encoding polyprenyl synthetase family protein, protein MEKYLKNLKKKVDKNIKNILKKHKSIKEIDEMLEYAVLLGGKRIRPAIMYMLADIFNKEYKMIENEAVAIELVHAYSLVHDDLPSMDNDEYRRGNLTVHKKYGESNAILVGDALLTLAFSVLAESEYSNKYSIVALSYYAGHKGMILGQYLDLLYENVSINYEELMEIHINKTAMLLMASVEIASISLSLNNDSRNALRKYMLYLGLAYQIQDDILEVESNFEKIGKKNTDFENKKSTFPSILGMEKSKELKEKFINDAISIATGNEKLIEFANYLLNREY, encoded by the coding sequence ATGGAAAAATATTTAAAAAATTTAAAGAAAAAAGTAGATAAAAATATAAAAAATATACTTAAAAAACATAAATCAATAAAAGAAATTGATGAAATGTTAGAATACGCAGTATTATTGGGTGGTAAAAGAATTAGACCTGCCATTATGTACATGTTAGCTGATATTTTTAATAAAGAATACAAAATGATAGAAAATGAAGCAGTTGCAATTGAGTTAGTACATGCATATTCACTTGTTCATGATGATTTACCTTCAATGGATAATGATGAATATAGAAGAGGAAATTTAACTGTACACAAAAAATATGGAGAATCAAATGCTATTTTAGTTGGGGATGCTTTATTAACACTTGCATTTTCAGTACTTGCAGAATCAGAATATTCAAATAAATATAGTATTGTAGCATTATCATATTATGCAGGACATAAAGGTATGATATTAGGTCAATATCTTGATTTATTATATGAAAATGTAAGTATTAATTATGAAGAATTGATGGAAATCCATATTAATAAAACTGCAATGTTATTAATGGCATCTGTTGAAATTGCTTCTATAAGTTTATCTTTAAATAATGATTCTAGAAATGCATTAAGAAAATATATGCTTTATTTAGGTCTTGCATATCAAATTCAAGATGATATTTTAGAGGTAGAATCTAATTTTGAAAAAATAGGTAAAAAAAATACAGATTTTGAAAATAAAAAATCAACATTCCCAAGTATACTTGGAATGGAAAAATCAAAAGAATTAAAAGAGAAATTTATTAATGACGCTATTTCAATAGCAACAGGAAATGAAAAATTGATAGAATTTGCGAATTATTTATTAAATAGGGAGTATTAA
- the queA gene encoding tRNA preQ1(34) S-adenosylmethionine ribosyltransferase-isomerase QueA, whose protein sequence is MRVDDFDFELPLECIAQHAIDPRDYSKLLVLNKNNGNIKDKRFYNIIDYLTPNDILVINRTKVIPARLFGKKENGVVLECFLLKRIGLKKWEVLLKPAKRLKINDKLIFSERLSAKLLEIKEDGNRVVEFEFEGVFEEILDELAEMPLPPYITEKLEDKNRYQTVYAKSGESVAAPTAGLHFTTELLHKIEKKGIKIVEVFLTVGLGTFRPVQVDDVKDHIMHSEEYEVPEETARIINEGKKQGKRIVAVGTTSIRTLESSIDENNNLIAQKSETSIFIYGDYKFKMVDALITNFHLPKSTLIMLVSSFAGKDFVMNAYKHAIKNGYRFFSFGDSMFIQGEL, encoded by the coding sequence ATGAGAGTAGATGACTTTGATTTTGAATTACCTTTAGAATGTATTGCTCAACATGCAATAGACCCGAGAGATTATTCAAAATTGTTAGTACTTAATAAAAATAATGGTAATATAAAAGATAAGAGATTTTATAATATCATAGACTATTTAACACCAAATGATATTTTAGTAATTAATAGAACTAAAGTTATTCCAGCGAGATTATTTGGGAAAAAAGAAAATGGTGTAGTATTAGAATGTTTTTTATTAAAAAGAATAGGTTTAAAAAAATGGGAAGTGTTATTAAAACCTGCCAAAAGATTAAAGATAAATGATAAACTTATTTTTTCTGAAAGATTATCAGCTAAATTATTAGAAATAAAAGAAGATGGTAATAGAGTTGTAGAATTTGAATTTGAAGGAGTATTTGAAGAGATACTTGATGAACTTGCAGAAATGCCACTTCCACCATATATAACTGAAAAGTTAGAAGATAAAAATAGATATCAAACTGTTTATGCAAAGTCAGGAGAATCAGTTGCAGCACCTACTGCAGGATTACATTTTACAACAGAATTACTACACAAAATTGAAAAAAAAGGTATAAAAATTGTTGAAGTATTTTTAACAGTTGGTTTAGGAACTTTTAGACCTGTTCAGGTAGATGATGTTAAAGATCATATTATGCATAGTGAAGAATATGAAGTTCCGGAAGAGACAGCAAGAATTATAAATGAAGGGAAAAAACAAGGTAAAAGAATTGTTGCAGTTGGTACAACATCAATTAGAACTTTAGAATCTTCAATTGATGAAAATAATAATTTGATTGCTCAAAAATCAGAGACAAGTATATTTATTTATGGAGATTATAAATTTAAAATGGTGGATGCATTAATAACTAATTTTCATTTACCAAAATCTACATTAATTATGTTAGTTTCATCATTTGCAGGTAAAGATTTTGTGATGAATGCATATAAACATGCAATAAAAAATGGCTATAGATTCTTTAGCTTTGGAGATTCAATGTTTATACAAGGAGAGTTATGA
- the prmC gene encoding peptide chain release factor N(5)-glutamine methyltransferase, with protein MQDTLLSLLNKSVKYLENKGVPKARFVVEKILSEILELDRISLYSNFEKVISEDEKNLIREKILKYNADEKEEILLETIRDYFEKTKIYLDKKGINESNIITNIIFSNLLDIDTSLLFTKYNSKITEEQKERLREILKKIVEKRIPIQYIFNEQVFYGYSFYVDKNVLIPRIDTEIVVEKALELISKIKNPKVLDIGTGSGAIALTIGLENTESKILAVDISENALKVARKNAEILNVQNVKIIHSDLFSNVTYNEFDLIVSNPPYISRDEISVMGEDVLLHEPESALFADEGGLYFYYQISKDALNYLKENSYLLFEIGYKQGEKVKGIMENFGYVEVSIGKDLTGNDRFVFGRKKGNK; from the coding sequence ATGCAAGACACTTTATTATCTTTGTTAAATAAATCAGTAAAATATTTAGAAAATAAAGGTGTCCCAAAAGCAAGATTTGTTGTTGAGAAAATATTATCTGAAATTTTAGAACTTGATAGAATCTCATTATATTCTAATTTTGAAAAAGTTATCTCTGAGGATGAGAAAAATTTAATCAGAGAGAAAATTTTAAAATATAATGCAGATGAAAAAGAAGAAATTTTATTAGAAACGATAAGAGATTATTTTGAAAAGACTAAAATTTATCTTGATAAAAAAGGTATAAATGAAAGTAATATAATAACTAATATTATTTTTTCTAACTTATTAGATATAGATACTAGTTTATTATTTACAAAATATAATTCTAAAATTACAGAGGAACAAAAAGAAAGACTTAGAGAAATACTAAAAAAAATTGTAGAAAAAAGAATACCTATACAGTATATCTTTAATGAACAAGTATTTTATGGTTACTCATTTTATGTAGACAAGAATGTATTGATTCCGAGGATTGATACAGAAATTGTTGTTGAAAAAGCATTAGAATTGATAAGTAAAATAAAAAATCCTAAAGTTTTAGATATAGGTACGGGTAGTGGAGCTATTGCTTTAACTATTGGACTTGAAAATACTGAAAGTAAAATTTTAGCGGTAGATATTTCTGAAAATGCTTTAAAAGTAGCAAGAAAAAATGCTGAAATTTTAAATGTTCAAAATGTTAAAATTATACATTCAGACTTATTCAGTAATGTTACTTATAATGAATTTGATTTAATAGTATCAAATCCACCATATATATCTCGTGATGAAATAAGTGTCATGGGTGAAGATGTGTTATTACATGAACCAGAATCTGCATTATTTGCAGATGAAGGTGGATTATATTTCTACTATCAAATTTCTAAAGATGCTTTAAATTATTTGAAAGAAAATTCTTATTTGCTTTTTGAAATAGGATATAAACAAGGTGAAAAAGTAAAAGGAATTATGGAAAATTTTGGATATGTAGAGGTTAGTATAGGGAAAGATTTAACTGGAAATGACAGATTTGTTTTTGGTAGAAAGAAAGGGAACAAATGA